CTAACTTCTGGTCTATCATTAAACATTGCGTAGATATCACCAGCTACAAGAACAGGTTTACCAAGGGAAGGATCTTTACTTGGTAGATAGAAGAAATCGTAGTCCTCGTTTGCAACCATATTATCTGGGAAGAAAGAAGTTATAAAGTTACCCTGTTTATGTAACCATGCCTTAGGTGGTTGCTCAAACATAACCTTTGGAGCATCCCCAAAACTAGTAGTTGCTATACTATTTCTACCACCATAAACCATTCCATCTGCAAACCAGATATCAGCTACTGCTTGAATTGCAGCTCTAACTTCAGGGGAGTCAAATTTAAGTTCACCACTTACCCATTTATCATAGTTTTCTAAAGAAGTTGTTCTTAACATCATCTCTTCAACCCAGTCAGTCATTGCCCAACCAGTTGCTGCACCAGACTCAATACCTATAGCCCAAGGAGTATCTCCATCAGCTATTATTTGACTTTGTAATGTCATTAACTCTTTCCATGTTGTAGGAACTTTATATCCAGCTGCATCAAAAGCCTTTTTATTATACCAAACTAATGACTTACCATTTACACGAGCCCATAGACCAGCCATAATATCGCCTTCTGGTCCTGTCATTGTTGCCATATCTAACCAACTTTGAATATAGTTGTCCTTAACTTTTTTCATATCTAAAGTTTTATTTAAATCGATTACATAACCTTTTTTAACAAAGTTTTCTAAAAGACCTGGTTGTGGGAAGTCAGCTATATCAGGAGGATTTCCACCTTCAATTCTTATTGCAATTGAAGCTTCAAACTCTTTTGAACCTTCATACTGAATATCAATACCAGTCATCTCTTCGAAACTTTTAATTGAGTTTTCAAACTTAACTGCATCATTATCCACAAATGGACCAGACATTGTTACAACCTTTCCTCTTACTGCTGCATAAGGGTCATTCTTATCTGCCATTGCTGCTGAATCTTTTTTATCCGCCTCTTTGTTACTGTTAGCAGATAAAAAAGCTGCAGAACTTATTACTAACATAAAAATAGCAATAATTTTTTTCATTTTTGTTCTCCTTTAATTTTTTATATACTTAAACTTTATAAGTAGCCTAAGTAAATTTCCAATCTTTTTTATTTTTTATACATTATATGTACAAAAAACAACACAAACTAATGCACACGTTAGCATAATCCTTTTTAATAGTTTACATTGTAAGGACTTGCTGTTACGCAAACGTGTGCGTTAAAATAATATTATGATAGGTTCTTATATCTGTCAAACATTTTTTTTGGTTTATGAGGATTTTCTTAGAACTAAAGTTGGCTTTACTACTTCTACAGTGTATTTATCATAATTGACTTTATTAATAAGCTCCATGATACGGTTAGCGGCTAACCGAGCTAACTCTTTTTTAGGTTGGTGTATTGTAGTTAAAAGTGGAGATGTATACTCGCATACTGGTGTATCATCGTATCCTATAACAAGAAGCTTTTGGGGAATTTTTATTCCGCTCTCCTTTGCGGCTGTTAAAAACCCAAAGGCCTGTACATCTGTTTGAAAGAAAATTCCATCCGCTTTTTTAATAAGATTGGGTATCGATTGTACAAGATCATAGCCTTTAGTATATGAGCAATCAATTTTTATTACATATTCAGGATTAAACTCTATTCCATTCTCTTCTAAAGCGAGGAGATACCCCTTTGTTCTATCTATATACTCAAGGGATTTTTCCTCATTAGGAAGTACAGTTAAAATATTTCTACAGCCCTGTTTAATAAGGTGGTTTGTTGCAAGTTTTCCCCCATAAATATTATCTGATGAAAAAGCATTTAACTTTTCCCCTTTGAAAAACCTCGGCCTCATATGTAGCTGAACAAGGGGAAGCCCTGCCTCCTGTATACTATTATAATCTCTATTAGTTATCTGATCATGGACAATAAGAAAACCATCAACCTTTTGCTGACGTAATAATCTTTCAATATTACTTGCTCCTGTATCTGGGTGGTAACCCTCAATAATAATAGCATCCATATCCATACT
Above is a genomic segment from Thiospirochaeta perfilievii containing:
- a CDS encoding LacI family DNA-binding transcriptional regulator — translated: MKVTIKDIAAVAGVSHSTVSRALNDSPQISKATKEKIKYLAKSMNFEFNAGARSLKGVRTGNIAVIYESYIDQFGSSLYINQLFTELRHILESMDMDAIIIEGYHPDTGASNIERLLRQQKVDGFLIVHDQITNRDYNSIQEAGLPLVQLHMRPRFFKGEKLNAFSSDNIYGGKLATNHLIKQGCRNILTVLPNEEKSLEYIDRTKGYLLALEENGIEFNPEYVIKIDCSYTKGYDLVQSIPNLIKKADGIFFQTDVQAFGFLTAAKESGIKIPQKLLVIGYDDTPVCEYTSPLLTTIHQPKKELARLAANRIMELINKVNYDKYTVEVVKPTLVLRKSS
- a CDS encoding ABC transporter substrate-binding protein, whose product is MKKIIAIFMLVISSAAFLSANSNKEADKKDSAAMADKNDPYAAVRGKVVTMSGPFVDNDAVKFENSIKSFEEMTGIDIQYEGSKEFEASIAIRIEGGNPPDIADFPQPGLLENFVKKGYVIDLNKTLDMKKVKDNYIQSWLDMATMTGPEGDIMAGLWARVNGKSLVWYNKKAFDAAGYKVPTTWKELMTLQSQIIADGDTPWAIGIESGAATGWAMTDWVEEMMLRTTSLENYDKWVSGELKFDSPEVRAAIQAVADIWFADGMVYGGRNSIATTSFGDAPKVMFEQPPKAWLHKQGNFITSFFPDNMVANEDYDFFYLPSKDPSLGKPVLVAGDIYAMFNDRPEVRMVMQYFATGASVEGWVKAGGAISPHKDSKLSWYTNSVDRKVAEVIQNATSVRFDGSDLMPGAVGAGSFWREMTDYVVGAKTLDEAVKAIDASWPK